A genome region from Equus caballus isolate H_3958 breed thoroughbred chromosome 19, TB-T2T, whole genome shotgun sequence includes the following:
- the PLAAT1 gene encoding phospholipase A and acyltransferase 1 isoform X2: MAFNDCFSLKYPGNPQPGDLIEVFRPGYQHWALYLGDGYVINMAPIDGIPAAFTSAKSVFSRKALVKMQLLKDVAGNDTYRINNKYDETYPPLPVEEVIQRSEFVIGQEVEYDIFVNNCEHFVTLLRYGEGVSEQANRAISTIGFVTAAAGAFSLLGLFPKRERTKYY; the protein is encoded by the exons ATGGCGTTCAATGATTGCTTTAGTTTGAAGTACCCTGGCAACCCCCAGCCAGGGGACTTGATTGAAGTGTTTCGTCCTGGCTATCAGCACTGGGCGCTGTACTTGGGTGACGGTTATGTTATCAACATGGCACCTATAG ATGGCATTCCTGCAGCATTTACAAGCGCCAAGTCTGTATTCAGCAGAAAGGCCCTGGTGAAGATGCAGCTCTTGAAGGATGTTGCGGGAAATGACACGTAtagaataaacaataaatatgatGAAACATACCCCCCTCTCCCTGTGGAAGAAGTCATACAACGGTCAGAGTTTGTTATTGGCCAGGAGGTGGAGTATGACATATTTGTCAACAACTGTGAGCATTTTGTGACTTTGCTTCGCTATGGAGAAGGAGTTTCAGAGCAG GCCAACCGAGCAATAAGTACCATTGGGTTTGTGACAGCTGCTGCTGGCGCCTTCTCGCTCCTGGGCTTGtttccaaaaagagaaagaacaaagtacTATTAA
- the PLAAT1 gene encoding phospholipase A and acyltransferase 1 isoform X1, whose translation MAFNDCFSLKYPGNPQPGDLIEVFRPGYQHWALYLGDGYVINMAPIEDGIPAAFTSAKSVFSRKALVKMQLLKDVAGNDTYRINNKYDETYPPLPVEEVIQRSEFVIGQEVEYDIFVNNCEHFVTLLRYGEGVSEQANRAISTIGFVTAAAGAFSLLGLFPKRERTKYY comes from the exons ATGGCGTTCAATGATTGCTTTAGTTTGAAGTACCCTGGCAACCCCCAGCCAGGGGACTTGATTGAAGTGTTTCGTCCTGGCTATCAGCACTGGGCGCTGTACTTGGGTGACGGTTATGTTATCAACATGGCACCTATAG AAGATGGCATTCCTGCAGCATTTACAAGCGCCAAGTCTGTATTCAGCAGAAAGGCCCTGGTGAAGATGCAGCTCTTGAAGGATGTTGCGGGAAATGACACGTAtagaataaacaataaatatgatGAAACATACCCCCCTCTCCCTGTGGAAGAAGTCATACAACGGTCAGAGTTTGTTATTGGCCAGGAGGTGGAGTATGACATATTTGTCAACAACTGTGAGCATTTTGTGACTTTGCTTCGCTATGGAGAAGGAGTTTCAGAGCAG GCCAACCGAGCAATAAGTACCATTGGGTTTGTGACAGCTGCTGCTGGCGCCTTCTCGCTCCTGGGCTTGtttccaaaaagagaaagaacaaagtacTATTAA